A stretch of DNA from Diospyros lotus cultivar Yz01 chromosome 14, ASM1463336v1, whole genome shotgun sequence:
tagtgttATAAAGTATTGTTAATGAagtatttttatgtattttacttcaaaaataaaaattaattatgttaataagatttaaactcATGACTtctaaataaaaactaatttattaattaatatttcaaccACGCCAATACtgattttgtttaaaattttgtctAAAAGTGTTAAAAAGTAAGTTATTATTCTTAAACGTCGCCtaataaatttgtatttaatttttttaattttttatatatttgtaacacAAGCCACCCTTCTAATATTAACTAGTAGTGCAAGAATAGGGCAAATTGAGTATTTTGATGCAACAAGAAACCTCACGTTTATGACcaattttgaaaatctgccaTTATAACTTTTAGTATTATGTTTGTATAAAAACACAATtgacatctttatatatatatatatatatatttggatgaGAAAGGTAAATgatgaagaaaatagaaaaagagaattcaaaagatatattttaaagataaatcAAATACAATTATCGTAATTTCACGACTTGTAACGAAAAGCATGAGCGTTCGTGCTCGAGAGATTCAAATGAATGAACAAGTAGATACAAAACTTTTATAAATAAgttgagaaaaggaaaaaaggtcATAGTCTCACATGAAAGTAACCAAGGTGGCCACGAAGATGCTAATATGCGATGGGTGGAGTTTTGAGACCAAAAAAGGATAAAGAGGAACCTAATAGGTTGGGTGCATAAGATGAAAGGGACTTGGTCAAGAAAGGTATCAACTTCAAGCTCTCCAAGCTAAGGCTTTTCCATCTTCTATACCTAACCCATAAGGTTTATTTTCAACATCTTTTGGTCTTGAGGTTTCGTCTCCCAAATATTAGCAAGCATCTTTGTGGCCTTCTCAGTTGCTTTCTTGTAAAAGTCTATAACCTATCCCTCCTTTCGCATCCTTTTTAGAGAAGTTTTGTATTTGCCCACCAATTCATTCCTTCGAGTCTCCCAAGCTCAAACGTTTCAACTTTTCGTTATGAGTCTTGACACTATCGCAACCAGGGGGATCCAAGAATGTAGGTTGGGGGgggctgaaatttaaaaagttaatgtaataaaatttttatgtaaccAAAAAGtcagtaaaataaatttatactaaacTTGTGCTCGAcgagattttgaaacaaaaaattcattaaacttGTGCTAGATTGATTTTGCTCGCTATAAATTGAAGTACTTTCACTAGTGTGATGATCTCTCCTTatgaaaaaagataacaatattttttctttcatcgcAAAAGGTTGTTGTTTCATCCTAAATTCTaagatacacaaacaaaaaatagcacaattcaataatcgagcaattaaaatatttaactcaaaatttgAGGCAAACGCAAGGCCAATACAACAACTGTATTTCGAGAGTTTAaacaagagaaggcaaaagtatggtcgattcaaatattcaattcaaatattcaataacagaTTCACAATAACAAATTCCAGGCTGGAAGAGTTTAaacaagagaaggcaaaagtatggtcgattcaaatattcaattcaaATAGTCAATAACAGATTCACAATAACAAATTCCAGGCTTCCAGCCACGCCAATTCCTAAGTTCCTAACTAAATGCAGCAGTCAAATAGGCAAGCAGACACAAAATTAGCAGaaaatcacttacttaaaaCTTGCTGAAAAAATGCAGcgatttcaacaacaaatcaagcataaacaaggaaaaaaaatatgggcgaaaaatagaaaaactatctAAATTTAGCTGTCAatcgagagaatcaaagaaCTGAAAGAGAGAAAACATACCTGGCCTCGAATGAAGCAAATCTAGAAGTTTGGGGGGGTAAAACGAAGACCTGAATCAGAGGGCCGCGAGCAAGAGGGCGAAGCCGACTGGCCGAGCGAGCgtgggggcgagggcgagcgagagcaagagagaggcagtcAGGCAGAGAGGCAAGAGGGCGAAACCGACTGGCCGAGCGAGCGTGGAGGCGAGGgatagcgagagcaagagagaggcagtcAGGCAGAGaaagagggcgagcgagagcgagagcgagaggggCCGAGGCCGAGcccgagcgagagcaagagagaggcagagagcgcgGGCAAGCACGAGCGGACGAGCAAGAGAAgaggaggcagagagcgagaggcagcgagggtgagccgTGAGCGAGAGCGACgtcgagagaggaaggagaagagaagggtttgAGGGCaagtgggctgggctgggctgggaaAAATTAGGGTGGGCGGGACTGAATTTGGGTTGGGctaatattaaataatcaaaaaatttactttaataatttaatttttattgtggcGGATTAAATCGAGGGCAATTCATACATAAATCTGCCCCTGATCGTAGAAGCTTTGGTAATAAGaaatttcccaaaataccctttatatatttagtaaaatattaaaattaactctttCATTGAAATTTAAACTCGTGACCTTCACTACACCTACAATCACAttcatttttaagttttgtctataaatagaaactaaattatattttatattttatattttttaacctATACAGTCGTTCGTTTAGTTTACATTTAAGTaaatatccattttttttttaatttatatattattgctCATTTACTTTAAGAcgtaaatataaataaaaagtatcccattttaatttaataaaaacatctaaaaatcaaaattcttaagaataaaaaaaatagaatttgattcccattacaattttttaacatttttctaTTCACCAAGACActaatttggagaaaatattgtgtataaatagtaaattaactattatatgaatatattaagTCTCCAATAGATATTTGTGATAAGTATCTCATAATATCCAATCTAATACTATCctcttttatattaataaaattaaataaaaattcattaaatagcATTTCACCGTTActacttaaatttaattttttaggtgaatttttatacaaaataagaTTGGCAAAATTGtttcaaaaatcaattattattcaaaagttataattttaaattttattattatatctaagaAAATGGGCCTAAGTTCAAAATAGACTAAATAGGAAGAAGCCCAATGAAAGAAGTCTGATAGAATAATCCATCGGAGACTTTCCTAGAGGCCACTTCTTAGTACCCTCTAGAGACCCTCTCAAGAGCCTCTCTCAAATATTTCGGGAGCCTCTTTCAAGTCCAAAAATATGTCAACTCACATTCGAAATCTCcatctaaaatttaaaacaaaaaatcttGAAAGATGTAGATATTCATTTATCCctgattattttctcttttataaatttctcaaagatcAAAAGCTCAAGACGAACATTCttctataattataaatttattattgtatctcgATAATAATGCTCattaacataattaaattttgttttaagtaATATACATgaagaatatttttaagaaatactTTATTGGCAAAATTGGTAATACTAAAATTCAACGTTgcttacataataatatatgtagAATATAGAAGATAAAAGTAGcgtatatttataaaaaataaaatacatacatttaataccgaaatttaatatttgcttatataacaatataaaagaCAAAGCCCAtacatttacaaaaaataaataataaataaaataaaagattagtggctttaaaaaaaaaaaaagatgattcatcattcaattcaaattatataaataagaaaaatgatttttggtcCGAGAATTGGATAAAAAATCTGGTGTATGCAAGGGCACCAGATTTTCAGCCCAATCCAGGACCAAAAATGTCCATATAAGGGTAGAATGGGGTTTTcactcaactcaactcaaccCGACCCAAATCTCAAACCAAACATTGCAATGCTACAAATAAACGAtaagataaaacaaatataatataattaaaaattggggCACATAAAATTCAACACAATATGGAAGTATTGAAACCTTCAACAACTCGATGTTCACCTGGTTTGTTGCATGGTAATTTTCCCGAGAAAATTTACAGATAAATTCTCCTCCAGTTACTGCACTCCTTGTGTACTGTATAAACTCTCATCAATACAACCCAGAAATGGGGCACCAAGCATCATTCTTACAGATTAGGACATCATCTGCTATCCAACCAAAGCCAAAGCCAATGTCCATTGGAAGCCAACAGCAGTTAGtttcatcaaagagaaaacCTGCAGAGAATCCAAGTAGGGGAGCTAAGCTACCTGGTAGAAGAAACACAGGGACTCAGAACAATAGACTGTGAATAGACTGAAATAATTTTCTACGATTGATGTGCAGAGTATTTATAGACAACTAAAGGATATGcataataaagataaaaacttgaatttctaagccaaactcaaactcaaactAACATGATGCTAATTTTTAACACTACCAACAATGTCTGCAACATCATGTGCCTTCTAATAGAGTCTTATCCGGGTTTCGATGTTGCTTCTACAGATGGGGCAGACCTGAAGGCCTTGCCCGCATTCGCAGCAGGTCTgaaaatccaagaaaaaaaagaaaaagaaaaaatcagaaTCAGTTCAAGATTTTTCTCCAAGATAGGTATATGGTGACAAGAATACATTGTACTACCTGATGGCCGCAACCAAATGCCATGTTCTTCGGATCAGTGAGGCAGATTGGGCAAACCTGCGACAACCGGGAAAAATAAAGAGCAAAAGAGGGCGGTATTGGTTCAGGATCATACGGTACTTGCAATTTGCTAGTCTGTAGCTAGAGGAGGatgaaatgagaaaatattGAAGAAATTCTCGAGGAGCAGGCAATAGTATTTGAACAGTTACGTGATTATCGAAAGCAGAACTTGGAGGCTGGCTTGTCCCACCAACCACATCATGTTCATCAGAAGAAGGTGCAGTTGGCCTGGAACTGCTGGATCGTGAAGGTTTTGATGTGCCAGATGAAGTTGGACCGTAAAGAGGAGGGGGCAAAGGAACCCGGTCTATAGCCTTTCCTCTACAAGCTCTGATTGAATAgcataacataaataaacaaattgatGTTTGTCCATGGACTGGCAATAGAATGTAGAGAGTTTGAATTGTTACCCCAAGATGTTGAGCTCTAATGTTGCTTTATACTGAGAAGGTATTTCCATCAAGGCTGCAAGAGCAAACACAGCTTCTTTCCTGGACCTGTCACTGTTCTTCGACATAATTTCTGTAAAATTCacaaactgaaagaaaaagacaaggaagggggaagaataagacaaaaaGATCAGAGAAACTTGAATTTAACAAGATGAGGTTCGATTTTCTCCTAGTAACACTAACCTGGAAATTGTCAAAGGCCCTGGCAGGGATGTTATCATCAAATTCCTTCATCATGTCCCATGGTCCATCTCCAACACCAACTAAAATTATTGACAAAGGGTATTCGCTGCAAATTGACAATAAGCATGTTGGAAAGTCTTTGAGCTAAAAAGCTATCACAAGAGATATGCAACTTGAAAGTAACCTTGCTTTCACGATTGCCTCAACGGTTTTCTTTTCATGGGGGCTTAGCTGGCCATGCTCTGTATCAACACTTCTTGTCACCTATGAATACCATTGATCAGCAGCTTGTTGAGCGTTGAAAGTCGAAAAATGCTATCCATTAAATATTGATATTGAGGGCTAAAGTGTTGATCCTGAGTGTTCTATAAATTTcactaaataaaaatgaaagaaccCATTAATTTTCTCAGGTTttgcaaaaatagaaaaagaataaaatttcgGCCATTCAATACCATTGTGCACATCATGGACAAGTCGGGGATTTGCCTCCCTCCACATTAGAAAGAATAAATGCAGCATAGACAAAATATGTTATGGCACATGAGGGAAATTGAAATGAATATAACTTAACACTAAGTATCACATTAAACCAAATAGAGGACAGAGATAGAGACCTGTCCATCAGCTATAATCACTAAAACATGGTATTGACCCCGACTTTGTTCAACAATTGTAATGGCCATTTCAATGATGGGGGCAAATGAGGTTGGCCCTGCCATAAAAAAGAGGCAAGACAACCATAAGCTGCAGTATACGACTAGTgcaggaaaacaaaaacaaatgcaAACGAATGAAATCACAGACCTGCAAGTCGCAGCTGAGGAACTAATTCTCTATATCGCCTCAGTACTTCCTCAAATCCATTGCAAAATCTCTCATCCGGATAAAAACTGAAAACTTCCAGGTCATGTGTTGATGCTGCCAAAATAGATTACATATGA
This window harbors:
- the LOC127789544 gene encoding E3 ubiquitin-protein ligase RGLG2-like; amino-acid sequence: MGCISSKRSVRKGRYSSYPPSLCSSNAHGYPSYAQPNQQPPPPPQRHGGESIEIRKKLERKYSRIADNYNSVEQVTDALASAGLESSNLIVGIDFTKSNEWTGTRSFQRRSLHHIGDVTNPYEQAISIIGRTLSAFDEDNLIPCFGFGDASTHDLEVFSFYPDERFCNGFEEVLRRYRELVPQLRLAGPTSFAPIIEMAITIVEQSRGQYHVLVIIADGQVTRSVDTEHGQLSPHEKKTVEAIVKASEYPLSIILVGVGDGPWDMMKEFDDNIPARAFDNFQFVNFTEIMSKNSDRSRKEAVFALAALMEIPSQYKATLELNILGACRGKAIDRVPLPPPLYGPTSSGTSKPSRSSSSRPTAPSSDEHDVVGGTSQPPSSAFDNHVCPICLTDPKNMAFGCGHQTCCECGQGLQVCPICRSNIETRIRLY